From one Mytilus galloprovincialis chromosome 13, xbMytGall1.hap1.1, whole genome shotgun sequence genomic stretch:
- the LOC143057580 gene encoding uncharacterized protein LOC143057580 yields MIISGIGWELVSYFVTCIMFLYLKGYMWRQKKRINQRRFNDVSLRLRAEDENYLYLWLIGYLLRIWGTVRFFLCVSGNSSNDKPYAGIDFALLHLESFGDSSKPFFTFLLFCIADKRTRQLLRNKICCRRRGYEEILLSINAEPNYDNSVNEPL; encoded by the exons ATGATTATTTCTGGTATAGGGTGGGAGTTAGTTTCGTATTTTGTGACATGTATAATGTTTTTATATCTGAAAGGATACATGTGGCGTCAG aaaaaaagaatcaATCAACGCCGATTTAACGACGTATCTCTTCGACTGAGAGCTGAAGATGAAAACTACCTTTACTTGTGGTTGATCGGATATCTTCTCAGGATATGGGGGACAGTGCGCTTCTTTTTATGTGTGTCAGGAAATTCTTCAAACGATAAACCTTACGCTGGCATAGATTTTGCGCTATTGCATCTAGAAAGTTTTGGCGACAGTTCGAAGCCATTTTTTACGTTTCTTTTATTTTGCATTGCTGATAAAAGAACTCGACAACTGTTACGGAACAAAATATGCTGTAGAAGACGTGGTTATGAAGAAATTTTACTAAGTATCAATGCGGAGCCAAATTATGATAACAGTGTAAATGAACCCTTATAG